The genomic DNA ATGTCATTACAATTGAGAGTAAAGCCTACCACGATTTGGTAGGTAAGATAGAGAAGATACTCCGATATATGGAGAAAGAGGAACAGGCGAAGGAAGAATATGAAAACCGCCTGATAACCAACAAGGACTTAGCCGAAATACTCGGCATCAGCCAACGCACCTTTCAGCGGCTGCGGAGTTCGGAACGTATCGGCTACAAGATTATCCTTGGACGATGCTATTATGACTTGAAAGACATAGAGGAAGCGATACACAAGAAAAGCCTGTACTGCAACCCTCAAAACATCAAAGAGCTGAGACAGAATTTCCTGCTTAAAACCAAGAGAACGAACTAGCGTATGGAACTATTGGACAAAGAAACTTTTCTTGAATGGATGGACCGGATCATGAGCCGTTTCGACCATCTGAAGCAGACCATTCCCGATATTCCCCAATGTCCGATGCTCAACGGCGAGCCGCTCTTGGACAATCAGGAGGTCTGTATGATGCTGCAAGTCAGCAAGCGAACCTTGCAGCGTTACCGAGATTCGGGGACGCTGCCTTTCCACATCATCTACCATAAGACATGGTATTTGGAGTCGGAGATAACCGCCTTTATGAAACATCATTTCACAGAGAACATGAAAAGGAAACGCAAGAGAAAGGCAAGGGGATAAAATACGTTGCTTATAATCTTGTAAATTAATCACACGATTATAGAATATCACATTTGTAATATTAGTATAGAAATTGTTGAACAAACGGTAACAGGAATAATGAAAGACATTAATTCATTTTTTTTCATAGTTGAATTACGACAATATTTTTCTCAACGTATAGTCTATTTTTCATTATTTAATCAAATACTTTGCCGAATTCATCTGCAAAAAAAATATATTTCCGTAACTTTGTCCACTGTGAATATTGCACCAATTTATTTGTAATCTTTCAGTATTAAATACATTAAGAGTTACAATAGCACTCTATTCTTCTAACTTAGGCAATTTAATTTCATCGGATTCACGTTAAGTTAAAGTCACATGTGGTATGAAAATGGCAAACTTGAGAATAGTCAATCCTATACTAACGTATGAGGTAATATGACCGTTGTGACTAATTAGTTGATGTTGAGATATAAAATCATTAGGAAATTATTATTTTAAAAGCTGCATTATGAAAAATATAGATTTCAATAATATTCGACTTGTCAATGGATCATTAAACGATGGGTTCGAGGAATTTGTGTGCCAATTGGCACGCAAAGAGGACATTACATACATAAAAAAATTTGTGCGGAATGGTAAGCCGGATGGAGGTGTAGAGTGTTATTGGATTCTAGAAGATGGTAGCCTAATAGCCTGGCAGGCTAAATATTTTTGTAATGCTTTTGATAATTCTCAGTATCAGCAGATAGATAATTCTGTGAAGGAGGCTTTAAGTGCGTATCCCAATCTGAAGAAATACATTATTGCTGTCCCTATAGATCCTTCTGATGCTCATATTTCTGGTAGGAAGAGTATGAAAGAGTATGAAAGAGCGTATCAATGGTTATATAGATAGATGGCAGAAGATAAATGCCAATGTTACTTTTGAGTTTTGGTGGTCATCAGATCTTATAGCAAGACTTCAAATCCCTTCCAATCAAGGACTACTTCGTTTTTGGTTTGGTAATAATGAATTCACAGATGACAATTTTTTATTATTTAACAAGGCGTCCATCCTAGACCTTGGCAATCGCTATACACCCAAGTTAAATATAGAGGTAAGTTCAGCCCAATATTTTGCAGTCCTCTCACGAGGTAAATCCTTTAAAGAATTCCTTAACACTGAACTGAAAAAAGCCGAATCAGCTTGTCAAAAGATAGAAAAGAATGAAAAATGTCAAGAAGCCACAGAGAGGGTTATAGACGTCAGGGAAAGTGTCGAGCGAATTAAAGAAGTTGATATTTTAGGAATTGAAAAAATTCCTATAGATGATTTTTTGTTATCGTTGATGTCCTTAGCGAATACCGTACAGGACATTTATTATAATCTTATAGAAAAGGATATTAGCCAAAATATTAATAGGGAAATCCAAAAAATCTATGAATTAAGTGTAGATCTTTTGAATGTCTACAACGGTCTTCATCAAGAAGTCATGAAATTGGTTAATGATCCAGTACTGATTCTAGAAGGTGATGCAGGTGTTGGTAAATCTCATTTGCTAGCTGATATTGTAGAGAAGCGTAAGAATGATAAATTGGATAGTTTGTTATTGTTAGGACAAAAGTTCACAACAGACGAAGAACCTTTTACTCAGATAATGAGAATGCTTAATTTTGACGGATCTTCTGAAGAATTGTTAGAAACGCTTGAAGCTAAGGCAGAGATATCTGGGCATAGGTTAGTTGTATTCATAGATGCTATTAATGAGGGACATGGACTGAATATATGGCCAAACTGTATACGAAGTTTTATTGAGTCTTTCCGTGCGCATCCATGGTTAGGATTAGTCTTAAGTATACGTACATCATATGTACCAGCAATTATTCCTCGGGATGAATTCGGATATGATTATTGTGTAAGGGCAATTCATAGAGGTTTTGGTGCGAATACCCGAAAGGCTGTCTTGACATATTTTAAGGAGTACAATATTTTGTATCCGTCGGTTCCTCTACTAAACCCTGAGTTTCGGAATCCTTTGTTCTTGCATTTGTTTTGTGAAGGCATGCAGAAGAATGGTTACCATAAAATACCTGATGGTATAAGGGGTATCTCTTCAGTAATTAAATTATTTTTTGATGGTGTTGAGAAGTCTATCAGGTCTCATATCCGAAATTCATCATCTATAAGTGTGGTCGAGAAAGCTGTTCACAGGTATATTGAATACTTGACAGAGAATGGTTGTCATGAATTATCAGTAGATGAAGCAAGCGAAATATTATCGGAAATAAGTCCGCGAACTTTCAAAGAGGGGGAACTTGTCGATTTATTGATTTCAGAAGGTGTTTTTAGTAAGAACATCTTCTATGACGAAGATGGTGGAGACGTTGAAGGTATCTATCTTTCATACGAGCGTTTTGAGAATATATTGCAGGCAGAATATATTATTAATAATTTGAAGATTGATTCGGTGAGCCTTATAAGTTATTTGAAAGATATCAAAAGATTAGATAAGGTTAATGGGTTGTTTGAAGCTCTAGCCATCTTACTGCCAGAACGTAGAGGACAAGAATTGTTCGATGTTCTACCACAATTTAAGGAAAAAGGATATGTAGTTAATGCTGTGCTTTCAAGTTTGTTATGGCGGGACGAAAAGACAATAGATTCTCGTCTTGATAGCTACTTCAAACAGTTTTATGGTAATAGTCGATTTATGTACCGATTTGTTCTAACAATTATAGAGATAAGCTTTAATCATAGGAATTACTTTAATGCCAACTATCTTCATCATATTCTTGCGCCAATGAAGTTAGCTGATAGAGATGCAGTGTGGATTCCCATACTGTATCAAATTTATAGTGGTCAAGATAATATTATGGAGGAGATCATAAACTGGGCATGGGATGAAAGTGATAAGATTCATATTTCCGATAAATCTGTTGAATTAGGTGTCACCTTACTTGCTTGGTTGTTAGCTAGTACAAATAGAAAGCTACGCGACACAGCTACCAAGGCTCTAATTCAGCTATTGCATAGCCGAATGAATATATTGATATCTCTATTTGAGAAATTCAAGACGGTTGATGATCCTTACATTCAAGAAAGGCTTTACTGCATCGCTTTCGGCTGTGCAGTTCGCACCACGTCAAAAGAAAGTCTTAAAGAAATAAGTCTATATGTATATAGCTCGATATTTGACGTAAAGGGCGAAATCTATCCACACATATTACTACGTGATTATGCCCGAGAGATTATAGAATATGCAATATCAATTGGAGTAGAATTAGATATTGCCCTTGACAAAATAAGACCTCCTTACAACAGTAAGTTTGAGTTCGATGTTGTTACAGAAGAAGATATTATGTCTATATTGGATAAATGTGGTAATTATAAAGGTTCGCCCGGTATGTGCGGTATGGTAATGTCTATGCTTCCTGAGCATAGCAGTCTCTCTTATGGAGATTTCGGTAGATACACCTTCCAAAGTGCATTGAGCAATTGGAAGATAGATGCAGAAAGCTTAAACTATGTAGCCATTAAACTCATTATCAATAAATATGGATATAGTGAAGACAAACATGGTGTTTTTGATAAGGTAATTGGTTCAGGAAGAGGACGAACAACGACACCCAATGAGCGAATAGGCAAGAAGTATCAGTGGCTTGCGTTTCATGAATTGTTAGCACGTGTCTCGGATAATTTCCTCAAAATAGAAGGCGCATGGAGCAATA from Prevotella melaninogenica includes the following:
- a CDS encoding helix-turn-helix domain-containing protein, encoding MELLDKETFLEWMDRIMSRFDHLKQTIPDIPQCPMLNGEPLLDNQEVCMMLQVSKRTLQRYRDSGTLPFHIIYHKTWYLESEITAFMKHHFTENMKRKRKRKARG
- a CDS encoding helix-turn-helix domain-containing protein; this encodes MDVITIESKAYHDLVGKIEKILRYMEKEEQAKEEYENRLITNKDLAEILGISQRTFQRLRSSERIGYKIILGRCYYDLKDIEEAIHKKSLYCNPQNIKELRQNFLLKTKRTN